Within Sebastes fasciatus isolate fSebFas1 chromosome 19, fSebFas1.pri, whole genome shotgun sequence, the genomic segment TACACCGTATATCTATCAATACTGTCGGTATTCATCAATACTGTCATTATCAATCAATACTGTCATTATCAATCAATACTGTCGGTATCTATCAATACTGTCGGTATTCATCAATACTGTCATTATCAATCAATACTGTCATTATCAATCAATACTGTCATTATCAATCAATACTGTCGGTATCTATCAATACTGTCGGTATTCATCAATACTGTCCGTATCCATCAATACTGTCCGTATCCATCAATACTGTCATTATCAATCAATACTGTCGGTATCTATCAATACTGTCGGTATTCATCAATACTGTCATTATCAATCAATACTGTCATTATCAATCAATACTGTCGGTATCTATCAATACTGTCCGTATCCATCAATACTGTCATTATCAATCAATACTGTCGGTATCCATCAATACTGTCGGTATCTATCCACCAGTATTGATCGATCCTGTcagtattgattgattgatcttCTGTTGTATATTATTGATCCCTTCAGCCTGTCAGTTTGATAATTGATCGTCTGCAGCGTGTCGAATGTTTTCTGGAGTTTTATTAAACAACTAAAATTAGTTTCAGTCACATGATCGAGAACGACATCATCATGCGACGAGAGGACAGATCGATCGAAATAATTGATCGTAACCGCAGCGGGAGACGTGACATCATAAAGAGGAAATTAGACTTTTACATctttatataatgtttaaatattaataataatttaaacgTCATTTAACGTTTCTATCAGCTGACGTGAAGCGACATCCTGGTAACGCTTGCATCTCTACTGATTattaattgtcatttttttttgcaggccAGGAAGCGTCAGCGAGAGGAGGCGGAGTCAGGAGGTGGAGTGGGCGGGGCTTCTGTAATCAGTGTTGACATAATCGGGGGCGGAGCCTCAGCTTCTTCCTCTACGGCGGCGTCGAGGGCGGAGCTAATCAACGAGCGAATCGGCTACAAGCCGCACCCCAAACCGGCCACGCTGCCGACCTTATTCGGAAGTTTacagttttaataaaaaaaatcataaaaatgttaaaacagaAGGAACGGTTTCACGGGTTTTATTAACGTTCGAATCTGTCTGGACAAATGCAACGTAAATGGTTCCAATAAAGTTGATTCAAACATCGATTACTGATTGAAAACAGAACATATCAGGCTCATTTCcagatttctactagaacatgtttacaggctttaatgttcaaaaaagattttaatgaatatttttgCTGATTCATTTAGTTATAGTTAATAGTTTTgacaaattaaaacaatatttaagtGTTTTCCGTTTATGAAtgctttatacaaattaaaaaataaaaccatcacgtaatggaaaataaatatcattaaaaagaGAATAATTAGTGTTTACAATTTGTacttgttttataataatatattattaatattagtcagataaaaacTGCAGACCACTTTTTTCCCTCATATTTAAAATttgttattaattaaaaaaatctttattggaaaagatttaaaaacaaaaataaaaataaaatcgtTAGAAATGACACACATCAGGTTTGTtcatatgttttattttcataataaatgctacgataatatttttttataaagaaaCAAATATAAAAGACAAACAGACGATTAGTGTTTGAatactgtaaaaacaacagaaaaacaaactgtaaaaacatcttGAATTTATTTACAGGAACAGTAGGCGGCGCTCTGGAGCTCTGACATCACCAACATTTAGGCTCCGCCCTCACGCAGTCCAGGAAGTGATTCTGACCAATCAGGACTCACGATTCATTTACACAGATATTTGTagtttatacatatttatattaaacatttttttttttaaacattttaaagtggTCCAACATCATTTCAGTTTCCATGACAACCAGGAAACATACTGAGTAAGTGctgatgatttttttaatacatttttttaagaattgtTTTGGAGTCTCGTCATTGgagaatgttttttgtttactttggtttaaaaataataataataaactgaataataaaatgcttaaatttcaattaaataaagattttttttgcttgttttagttattttttcaGTTGACAACAAAATACTTTAAATCACTGATTGGTCAAAAACatttcctaaaaaaacaaaacagagtgGGCGTGGTCTGTATGATGATTGACGGTTTTTCAGAATAAAGGTCAGTTTGTAATTTTTTGACAGTTGAGCTGCTGTCAGAGAAGAAacattaaaatcataaaaacaataaataaaaatagaaactaaCTGTAAAGATGTAAAAACAGTTTAGTGTTAACAGCTGATTGGTCCTCAGATGTGGAAACGTTTTTAGTGTTCAAGCTATTGCCATGGTTACAGTAGTGACAGGTAGCGTGACCGGGGGGGGAGGGCATGGCGTAACGTCTGACGTTGCATCGTTACATttttagcttattttgtaattgtttttaaaCAAGCCGCAGAACGTTTtaaacagacaggaaacaaaagattttcacaataaaaacaaataattaatgTCAATATTTAATATGAGTCAAACGTGCTGAACAGAAGTTTTAATGAAGCGTTCAGTCTGATTATTGTTAGTGTGTACACCCGGTCTGTtaactcttctctctctgtgtgttaacGTGAGATACAGACAGACTTTTATTCTGACGACTGTGGAGACCGAACGAAAATGTTATTTACGTTAAACGTCACTGGaaataaaactgtgtaaagACCTTTTCTCTCCGAGGACGAAATgattaaataacaaaacaaaaatatggaATATTCATTGATGATTTTTTTGCGTGGTCTGTGTGATGACTGACAGCcgggttttcaaaataaaggtcaGTTTGTAATTTTTTGACAGTTGAGCTGTCAGAAacattaaaatcataaaaacataataaataaaaatagaaactaactgtaaagatgtaaaaaataatttagtGTCAACAGATGATTGGTCCTCAGCGGTGGAAACGTTTTTAGTGTTCAagctgttgccatggttacagTAGTGACAGGTGGTGTGACGTATGTTCAGCGCGTAAACATAAGACATgatctcctgttgtgtgtggggggaaccccgaggacagccgatgacgccgtcacgtgggaaagaaggacagccaatagagaaccgagctgactgaagaaaaggaaggacaaccaccgccgtcatggcggccgcggctaacgcacgagctaatgctaaacgtgaagaaataaagtagtagtgagatggagctcagagatggaggagcaacttgttgattagtgtttatttaacatgtcgccatgacttcatccatccatccttcctcaaTGTTCAgaacaaagtcaaaactaacATCTAATACTTCCTGTCCGTCGTCGGCCATGTTTGTTTTCACTAAAGTCACGTCTGATCTCAGGTTTAGATTCACGGGTTCTTTAgtgggactcttgttgttgatgaatgaatctgttagtttGATGTTGCGGTTTCTCTAAACTGTTAGATTTAACAGGACATGTGGTTATGAGTGGGCTCTCTCACATCTTACACATCTGGTAAGATTTGAAACATCTGTCAGCGTGGGCCGGCCTTTATGCAACCATTGATGCATAAGTTGCTcgtttaacttcctgtttgaccAACAGGGTTTTACAGTTTTCAGTCGACTGAGAATTATGAGCTTATCTGAAGTAATTACAGACAGCTACAGTCATGCTAACGTCTACACGGCGTTCCCACCCGTCGGTAGTGTTCGGTCGAGTCACGCTGTAGTTAAACGAGTTCAAACATCAGCAGCTGAACGCAGCGAACACGTCTGTGGttaaatgtttaacatgttgtagctcagtgtgtttgttgtgaCTTCAAACAGCTCAACGGTTTCTGGTTTTACCTGAAAAGACGTTTCTGCACCACGCCGACCTGATGACCACGCCCACCTGATGACCACGCCCACCTGATGACCACGCCCGCctccaaacaaaaacaaattcttCTTTGCTGATGACACTGTGCTGTGGTCTCTGATGTCATCACTGCTTAATGGTGGTGAGGtcgtgtgatgatgtcatcgctTCTTCTTGATTGCGGCAAGGTCATGCGATGATGTCATCACTACTTCTTAACGGCGTTGAGGTTGTGcgatgatgtcatcactttTGCTGGCGGAAAGGTTGTGCGATGATGTCATCACTTCTTGCTGGCGG encodes:
- the cdc26 gene encoding anaphase-promoting complex subunit CDC26, with the protein product MLRRKPTRLELKIDDTEEFESVKKELEARKRQREEAESGGGVGGASVISVDIIGGGASASSSTAASRAELINERIGYKPHPKPATLPTLFGSLQF